From Penaeus monodon isolate SGIC_2016 chromosome 6, NSTDA_Pmon_1, whole genome shotgun sequence, the proteins below share one genomic window:
- the LOC119574029 gene encoding putative protein TPRXL, with protein MPSVHNALPKFQQGRLTFPAILPSYPVPLSYNQPDPILQSCPSSSPSPNILCPPRRNLQILNYSKLSSDPSPVNPIPAVLQSSSYREEGSLPHSPRSSSTSSSSRTLSSSPASSSPRLRLDDHPRPPQTSSSSLTLSSSTSSSTTSSLIPSSSTSSSTRSPS; from the coding sequence ATGCCATCAGTTCACAACGCCCTCCCCAAGTTCCAGCAAGGACGCTTAACATTTCCTGCAATCCTGCCCAGTTATCCAGTCCCTTTATCCTACAATCAACCTGACCCGATCCTGCAAAGTTGTCCATCCTCATCACCAAGTCCTAATATCCTCTGTCCTCCAAGAAGAAACCTCCAGATCCTCAACTACAGCAAGTTATCCTCCGACCCAAGTCCTGTCAACCCGATTCCTGCAGTCCTTCAGTCCTCTTCTTACCGCGAAGAAGGAAGTCTTCCTCATTCGCCCAGGTCCTCTTCGACCTCATCCTCATCCCGGACTTTGTCCTCATCCCCAGCCTCGTCCTCACCCCGTCTCCGTCTTGATGATCACCCTCGTCCTCCTCAgacctcttcctcatccctaaCCCTGTCCTCCTCGACCTCGTCCTCCACGACCTCATCCCTGATcccgtcctcctccacctcgtcctcaACCCGATCTCCGTCCTGA
- the LOC119574503 gene encoding uncharacterized histidine-rich protein DDB_G0274557-like: MWKEVLLVGFASVVLQAPQAQSAAESVPFHGYLPGENVRAKAPEGDGGPNDIYAHLPVRRPELDDDQVVIYPHSLVFEYGQDPEHHIYEVHSAKELANLAHSKHDKHGKHAHDHHHHDKGTKEAADKGTPKNLKPAPPVSNSVPPPPPPPAPAHPHPHPPHHPRSYGPPPPPPHGSYPPPPGAYPPPRPYPYQAHHG, from the exons TGGAAGGAAGTACTGCTAGTTGGCTTTGCGAGTGTTGTCCTGCAGGCTCCGCAGGCACAGAGCGCAGCAGAGAGCGTACCCTTCCACGGCTACCTTCCAGGCGAGAATGTCAG GGCGAAGGCACCCGAAGGAGACGGAGGCCCCAATGACATCTACGCCCATCTACCTGTGCGGCGTCCAGAGCTGGACGACGACCAGGTAGTCATCTACCCGCACAGTCTGGTCTTCGAGTACGGCCAAGACCCAGAGCATCACATCTACGAAGTGCACTCGGCCAAGGAACTGGCCAATCTCGCACACTCCAAGCACGACAAGCATGGCAAGCACGCACACGACCACCACCATCACGATAAGGGCACCAAGGAAGCAGCAGACAAAGGCACACCCAAGAACCTCAAGCCCGCTCCTCCTGTCAGCaactctgttcctcctcctcctcctcctcctgcacctgctcacccccacccccacccacctcacCATCCCCGTTCCtatggccctccccctccccctccccatggatcctaccctcctcctcccggcgcctatcctcctcctcgtccctatCCCTACCAAGCTCATCACGGTTAG